A stretch of Malus sylvestris chromosome 11, drMalSylv7.2, whole genome shotgun sequence DNA encodes these proteins:
- the LOC126588852 gene encoding serine/threonine-protein kinase D6PK-like — protein sequence MSMASKSGARSSSPETHRKLIASQTTERNFRRPSPLPITKTSKSEPVTPKKLPRHVQQDAPKHVSTETTEEKNYKIPYQKESAKTLADQLGSALSLGDAKQVPADVDPVASETRKFPGGGDQKKKTSENGIGPTSAKVSDDGTSSIAKTSGSTKMNGRADFVESGKSSICRGSTSSDISDESTCSSFSSAINKPHKANDIHWEAIQAVRSRDGVFGLGHFRLLKKLGCGDIGSVYLSELTGTKCYFAMKVMDKASLANRKKLLRAQTEREILQCLDHPFLPTLYTHFETEKYSCLVMEFCPGGDLHTLRQRQPGKHFTEQAVKFYVAEVLLALEYLHMLGIVYRDLKPENVLVRDDGHIMLSDFDLSLRCAVSPTLVKSSAPDSEPFRRNSAYCVQPACIEPSCIQPSCVMPTTCFSPRFFSSKSKKDRKPKNEMGNQVRPLPELMAEPTNARSMSFVGTHEYLAPEIIKGEGHGSAVDWWTFGIFLYELLFGKTPFKGSGNRATLFNVVGQPLKFPEAPVVSFSAKDLIRGLLVKEPQHRLAYKRGATEIKQHPFFEDVNWALIRCASPPDIPKPVEFERISAPPVSTSDKATAAATHPDQNNYLEFDFF from the exons ATGTCGATGGCCTCTAAATCCGGTGCCAGAAGTTCTTCCCCAGAGACTCACAGGAAGTTAATTGCTAGTCAAACAACAGAAAGAAATTTCCGCAGACCTTCACCTCTTCCAATTACAAAGACAAGCAAATCAGAGCCAGTCACTCCGAAAAAACTTCCTAGGCATGTGCAACAAGATGCGCCGAAGCATGTTTCTACAGAAACTACTGAAGAGAAGAACTACAAGATTCCTTATCAGAAGGAGTCTGCCAAAACTTTAGCAGATCAGTTAGGTTCAGCTTTATCACTGGGTGATGCAAAACAGGTGCCAGCTGATGTGGATCCTGTTGCGAGTGAGACTAGGAAGTTTCCAGGAGGCGGTgatcaaaaaaagaaaacatcaGAAAATGGAATCGGCCCGACTTCAGCGAAAGTAAGTGATGATGGGACCAGCAGTATTGCTAAGACTAGTGGAAGCACCAAGATGAATGGTCGAGCTGATTTTGTTGAGAGTGGGAAGAGCAGTATCTGTAGAGGTAGCACTAGCAGTGACATCAGTGATGAAAGTACTTGTAGCAGCTTTAGTAGCGCCATCAACAAACCTCACAAAGCAAATGACATACATTGGGAAGCAATTCAGGCTGTCCGATCAAGGGATGGTGTATTTGGTTTAGGCCATTTCAGACTTCTGAAGAAGCTGGGCTGTGGGGATATTGGAAGTGTCTATCTTTCAGAGTTGACCGGAACAAAATGTTATTTTGCAATGAAAGTTATGGACAAAGCATCTTTGGCTAACCGTAAAAAACTTCTTCGTGCTCAGACTGAGAGAGAAATACTTCAATGTTTAGACCATCCTTTCCTTCCAACCctatatacccattttgagacAGAGAAGTATTCATGTCTGGTAATGGAGTTCTGCCCTGGAGGCGACTTGCACACACTTAGGCAAAGGCAACCTGGAAAGCATTTTACTGAGCAAGCAGTGAA GTTCTATGTAGCCGAGGTTCTCCTTGCACTGGAATATCTTCACATGCTTGGGATTGTTTATCGTGACCTTAAGCCGGAAAATGTCCTTGTGAGAGATGATGGGCACATAATGCTTTCCGACTTTGACCTTTCCCTGCGCTGTGCTGTGAGCCCAACCCTCGTCAAATCTTCAGCCCCTGACTCTGAACCTTTTCGAAGGAACTCAGCTTATTGTGTGCAACCTGCCTGCATCGAGCCCTCTTGTATTCAGCCATCTTGTGTGATGCCTACAACATGTTTCTCACCTCGTTTCTTTTCGAGTAAATCTAAGAAAGACCGGAAACCCAAGAATGAAATGGGGAACCAAGTACGCCCATTGCCAGAACTCATGGCTGAGCCAACCAATGCTCGTTCGATGTCATTTGTTGGGACCCATGAGTATTTGGCACCAGAAATTATCAAAGGTGAAGGGCATGGCAGTGCTGTTGACTGGTGGACCTTCGGGATCTTTCTGTATGAGCTGTTGTTTGGTAAAACACCTTTCAAGGGATCAGGAAATCGAGCCACCCTGTTCAACGTGGTAGGTCAGCCATTGAAATTCCCGGAAGCACCAGTGGTTAGCTTTTCAGCAAAGGATCTGATCAGGGGCCTACTTGTGAAAGAACCGCAGCATAGGTTGGCATATAAGCGAGGAGCAACCGAGATTAAACAGCATCCGTTCTTTGAAGATGTTAATTGGGCATTGATTCGATGCGCAAGTCCTCCTGATATTCCAAAACCAGTCGAGTTTGAGCGGATTTCAGCTCCCCCAGTGTCAACCAGTGATAAAGCTACCGCTGCTGCTACTCATCCAGATCAAAACAATTATCTGGAATTCGATTTCTTCTAA